A genomic window from Pseudocitrobacter corydidari includes:
- the astA gene encoding arginine N-succinyltransferase, whose translation MMIIRPIEREDLPGLLRLAGETGGGLTSLPADESTLSARITRSLATWRGELPRSEQGYVFVLEESDSGNVVGICAIEVAVGLNDPWYNYRVGTLVHASKELNVYNALPTLFLSNDHTGSSELCSLFLEPEWRKENNGYLLSKARFLFMAAFRDRFSEKVVAEMRGVIDEHGYSPFWDALGKRFFSMDFSRADYLCGTGQKAFIAELMPKHPIYTDFLPDEARAVIGQVHPQTAPARNVLEKEGFRYRDYVDIFDGGPTLECDLDRIRAIRKSRLVTVAEGQPAPGELPVCLVANEQYQHFRAMLVAADPHCDKLLLNAQQLDALKCRAGDSVRLVRLCPEEKKI comes from the coding sequence ATGATGATTATCCGTCCGATCGAACGCGAGGACCTGCCTGGCCTGCTACGATTAGCGGGAGAGACGGGTGGTGGGCTGACTTCGCTCCCTGCCGATGAATCTACCCTGTCGGCACGTATCACCCGATCGCTGGCCACCTGGCGGGGTGAGCTTCCACGCAGTGAGCAGGGTTACGTTTTCGTGCTTGAAGAGAGTGACAGCGGCAACGTGGTGGGCATCTGCGCCATCGAGGTGGCGGTGGGGTTGAACGATCCCTGGTACAACTACCGGGTCGGTACGCTGGTACATGCCTCGAAAGAGCTGAACGTTTACAACGCGCTGCCGACCCTCTTTTTAAGTAACGATCACACCGGCAGTAGCGAACTTTGCTCGCTGTTTCTTGAGCCTGAATGGCGTAAAGAGAACAACGGTTATCTGTTATCGAAAGCGCGTTTTCTGTTTATGGCGGCTTTCCGCGATCGTTTCAGCGAAAAAGTGGTGGCAGAGATGCGCGGTGTGATTGATGAACACGGCTACTCACCCTTCTGGGATGCGCTGGGAAAACGCTTCTTCTCTATGGATTTTTCTCGCGCGGATTATCTGTGCGGCACGGGGCAGAAGGCCTTTATTGCTGAACTGATGCCAAAGCATCCGATTTATACCGATTTTTTGCCCGACGAAGCACGGGCGGTGATTGGCCAGGTACACCCGCAAACCGCGCCCGCGCGTAACGTGCTGGAAAAAGAAGGTTTTCGCTATCGCGATTACGTCGATATTTTCGATGGCGGCCCAACGCTGGAGTGCGATCTCGACCGCATTCGCGCGATTCGCAAAAGCCGACTGGTGACGGTGGCGGAAGGCCAACCCGCGCCGGGCGAGCTGCCCGTCTGCCTGGTGGCTAACGAACAGTACCAACATTTCCGCGCCATGCTGGTGGCGGCGGACCCCCATTGCGACAAGCTGTTACTCAACGCACAACAGCTGGATGCTCTGAAATGCCGTGCCGGTGATAGCGTTCGCCTGGTGCGCCTTTGCCCGGAGGAGAAAAAAATATGA
- the astC gene encoding aspartate aminotransferase family protein: MSQSITRQDFDQWMMPVYAPAPFIPVRGEGSRLWDQQGKEYIDFAGGIAVNALGHAHPAMIQALTEQAGKFWHTGNGYTNEPALRLAKQLIDATFADRVFFCNSGAEANEAALKLARKYAHDKFGSHKSGIVAFKNAFHGRTLFTVTAGGQPAYSQDFAPLPPDIRHAVYNDLASASALIDDGTCAVIVEPMQGEGGVVPADPAFLRGLRELCDRHDALLIFDEVQTGVGRTGELYAYMHYSVTPDLLTTAKALGGGFPVGALLAKDTYASVMTVGTHGTTYGGNPLASAVAGAVFSIINTPQVLNGVKQRQQWFTERLLSINARYSLFNEIRGLGLLIGCELKAAYAGKAKQISQLAAEEGLMVLIAGANVVRFAPALIITEEEVTHGLDRFERACERFLAGVSP; encoded by the coding sequence ATGTCTCAGTCAATTACCCGTCAGGATTTTGATCAGTGGATGATGCCGGTTTACGCGCCGGCGCCGTTTATTCCGGTGCGAGGCGAGGGTTCTCGCCTGTGGGATCAACAGGGAAAAGAGTATATCGACTTTGCAGGTGGAATTGCGGTCAATGCATTGGGGCATGCGCATCCGGCTATGATCCAGGCGCTTACCGAACAGGCGGGCAAATTCTGGCATACGGGCAATGGCTACACCAATGAACCCGCGCTGCGTCTGGCGAAACAGCTGATTGATGCCACGTTTGCCGACCGGGTATTTTTCTGCAACTCCGGGGCCGAGGCTAACGAGGCCGCGCTTAAGCTGGCGCGCAAATACGCGCACGATAAGTTTGGCAGCCATAAAAGTGGCATTGTCGCGTTCAAAAATGCCTTCCATGGCCGCACGCTGTTCACCGTTACGGCGGGCGGACAGCCAGCCTATTCACAGGATTTCGCGCCTCTGCCCCCGGATATTCGTCACGCGGTTTATAACGATCTGGCTTCCGCCAGCGCGCTGATTGATGACGGCACTTGCGCCGTGATCGTCGAACCGATGCAGGGAGAAGGCGGCGTGGTGCCTGCCGATCCGGCATTTTTACGCGGCCTTCGCGAACTGTGCGATCGCCACGATGCATTGCTGATTTTTGATGAGGTGCAAACCGGCGTGGGGCGCACCGGCGAGCTGTACGCTTATATGCACTACAGCGTGACGCCCGATCTCCTGACTACCGCAAAAGCGCTGGGTGGCGGCTTTCCGGTGGGCGCATTGTTGGCAAAAGACACCTACGCCAGCGTGATGACGGTGGGTACCCACGGGACGACCTACGGCGGGAACCCTTTAGCCAGCGCGGTGGCGGGCGCGGTCTTTTCCATTATTAATACCCCGCAGGTACTCAATGGCGTGAAGCAGCGTCAGCAGTGGTTTACCGAGCGCCTGCTGTCGATTAATGCCCGTTACAGCCTGTTCAATGAGATACGCGGCCTGGGGCTGTTGATTGGCTGTGAGTTGAAAGCGGCTTATGCGGGGAAAGCGAAACAGATTAGTCAGTTAGCGGCAGAGGAAGGGCTGATGGTGCTGATCGCGGGGGCCAATGTTGTGCGCTTTGCGCCTGCGCTGATTATCACAGAAGAAGAAGTTACTCATGGCCTCGACCGTTTTGAACGCGCCTGTGAACGTTTCCTGGCAGGAGTCTCTCCATGA
- a CDS encoding Hok/Gef family protein, which yields MLTKYALVAIIVLCITALGFTLMVRDSLCELSIRERGMEFKAILAYEPKK from the coding sequence ATGCTGACGAAATACGCCCTTGTGGCAATCATAGTGCTATGCATAACGGCACTGGGGTTCACGCTGATGGTACGAGACTCGTTATGTGAGCTGAGTATCCGGGAGCGTGGTATGGAGTTTAAGGCCATTCTCGCTTACGAACCGAAGAAGTAG
- the xthA gene encoding exodeoxyribonuclease III, protein MKFVSFNINGLRARPHQLEAIVEKHQPDVIGLQETKVHDDMFPLEEVAKLGYNIFYHGQKGHYGVALLTKATPVAVRRGFPNDNEEAQRRLIIAEIPSPLGNVTVINGYFPQGESRDHETKFPAKAKFYQDLQDYLENELKSTNPVLIMGDMNISPTDLDIGIGEENRKRWLRTGKCSFLPEEREWMGRLLNWGLVDTFRHANPETNDRFSWFDYRSKGFDDNRGLRIDLLLASPPLAERCIETGIDYEIRSMEKPSDHAPIWATFKE, encoded by the coding sequence ATGAAATTTGTCTCTTTTAATATCAACGGCCTGCGCGCACGCCCTCATCAACTGGAAGCCATCGTTGAGAAACACCAACCTGACGTTATCGGCTTGCAGGAGACAAAAGTTCACGACGATATGTTCCCTCTCGAAGAGGTGGCAAAGCTCGGTTACAACATTTTCTATCATGGGCAGAAAGGTCATTATGGCGTCGCCTTGCTGACCAAAGCGACGCCTGTTGCTGTGCGCCGTGGTTTTCCCAACGATAACGAAGAGGCGCAGCGTCGTTTGATCATCGCCGAAATCCCGTCTCCCTTAGGGAACGTCACCGTCATCAACGGTTACTTCCCGCAGGGCGAAAGCCGCGATCACGAAACTAAATTCCCGGCAAAAGCGAAGTTTTATCAGGACCTTCAGGATTACCTGGAGAACGAGCTGAAAAGTACCAATCCGGTGCTGATTATGGGCGATATGAACATTAGCCCGACGGACCTGGACATTGGTATCGGCGAAGAGAATCGTAAGCGCTGGCTGCGTACCGGCAAATGCTCCTTCCTACCGGAAGAGCGCGAGTGGATGGGACGCCTGCTGAACTGGGGCCTGGTCGACACGTTCCGCCATGCCAACCCGGAAACCAACGATCGCTTCTCGTGGTTCGATTACCGTTCTAAAGGCTTTGACGATAACCGTGGTCTGCGTATCGACCTACTGCTGGCGAGCCCGCCACTGGCGGAGCGCTGCATTGAAACGGGGATTGATTACGAGATCCGCAGCATGGAAAAACCTTCTGACCACGCGCCAATCTGGGCGACGTTTAAAGAGTAA
- a CDS encoding TVP38/TMEM64 family protein, with product MRAESKLILAGLFFGVVSYLLHAYGLFSLLTDFSRLQTVVQQSGTRGYALYIALFILASLFLLPGSLVVIVGGLVFGTLTGTLLSLIAATLASAVSFLFARWLGRDILLKYLGHTAVFQSIEKGILRSGSDYLILTRLIPLFPYNIQNYAYGLTAIPFWRYTLISAVTTLPGIFIYTLMANELAAQGLTAIFMVKLCLAGGVLFLLVQIAKRYARYRKIDLRQENYHE from the coding sequence ATTCGGGCAGAGAGTAAGTTGATCCTTGCCGGTTTATTCTTCGGCGTGGTGAGCTATCTGCTGCATGCATACGGATTATTTTCGCTATTAACCGATTTCTCTCGCTTACAGACTGTCGTACAGCAAAGCGGTACGCGAGGTTATGCGCTGTATATTGCGTTATTTATCCTTGCAAGCTTGTTCCTGCTGCCGGGTAGTCTGGTGGTTATTGTTGGTGGGTTGGTGTTTGGCACCCTGACAGGCACGCTGTTATCTCTGATTGCGGCGACGCTGGCCTCGGCGGTGTCATTTTTATTTGCCCGCTGGCTGGGCCGGGATATTCTGTTGAAATATCTCGGCCATACTGCCGTCTTTCAGTCCATAGAAAAAGGAATACTACGCAGCGGCAGCGATTATTTAATTCTGACGCGGCTAATTCCGTTATTCCCTTACAACATCCAGAATTACGCCTACGGGCTAACGGCTATTCCGTTCTGGCGATATACATTAATCTCTGCGGTCACCACATTGCCGGGTATATTTATCTACACCCTGATGGCCAATGAACTCGCCGCGCAAGGATTAACGGCCATATTTATGGTAAAGCTTTGCCTGGCGGGCGGTGTATTGTTTCTGTTGGTTCAGATAGCGAAGCGCTACGCGCGTTACCGTAAAATCGATTTGCGCCAGGAGAATTACCATGAATAA
- a CDS encoding TVP38/TMEM64 family protein, producing the protein MNNVWWSRAAIAVLVITAALAWAFIPAVNLFINHSIAALASLDQQGIEHFIHSWGPQAAVVSFFLMILQAIIAPLPAFVITFANASLFGAFWGALLSWSSAMAGATLCFYLARILGREAVEKLTGKSVLKSMDGFFARYGKHTILICRLLPFVPFDPISYAAGLTSLRFRHFFWATAIGQLPATVVYSWVGSMLTGGTFWFVTGLSILFALSVLIVMAKSLWLARGKNEH; encoded by the coding sequence ATGAATAACGTCTGGTGGAGCCGTGCAGCCATTGCCGTCCTGGTGATAACCGCTGCGCTCGCATGGGCCTTTATCCCTGCGGTGAACCTGTTTATCAACCACAGTATTGCCGCACTCGCCTCGCTGGACCAACAGGGCATAGAACACTTTATTCACTCCTGGGGCCCTCAGGCAGCAGTCGTATCCTTCTTCCTGATGATTTTACAGGCCATTATTGCCCCGCTTCCGGCTTTCGTGATCACCTTCGCCAATGCATCGTTGTTTGGCGCGTTCTGGGGCGCCTTGCTTTCATGGAGCAGCGCCATGGCCGGGGCCACGCTGTGCTTTTATCTTGCCCGCATCCTTGGGCGCGAAGCGGTAGAAAAGCTCACCGGTAAAAGCGTTCTGAAAAGCATGGACGGCTTTTTTGCCCGCTACGGCAAACATACGATCCTTATCTGTCGATTGCTGCCTTTTGTCCCCTTTGATCCCATTAGCTATGCGGCGGGTCTGACATCCCTGCGCTTTCGTCATTTCTTCTGGGCGACGGCCATCGGCCAGCTTCCCGCTACCGTGGTCTACTCGTGGGTGGGAAGCATGCTGACGGGAGGAACCTTTTGGTTTGTCACGGGTTTGTCTATCCTTTTTGCGTTGAGCGTGTTGATTGTCATGGCGAAAAGCCTGTGGCTTGCCCGGGGAAAAAACGAACATTAA
- a CDS encoding ABC transporter substrate-binding protein, whose translation MRFLRCRLLCLGVLLLAPQFATAGDAHWQAIEHEAKGQTVWFNAWGGDAAVNHYLEWVSGEVKRDYAINLRIVHIADAADTVKRIQTEAKAGRTAGGSVDLLWVNGENFRTLKEGGLLRTGWAEQLPNWQYVDTQKPVREDFSVPVEGAESPWGSAQLTFIGRRTQTPQPPLSPQALLAYAKQYPGTVTYPRPPDFIGTALLEQLLINLTTEPDALKQPPQAGHFAQVTAPLWRYLDELHPLLWRNGRDFPPTPARMDAMLANGTLRLSLTFNPLHAQQKIATRELPDDSYSFGFQAGMLGNVHFVTIPANARASAAAQVVANFLLSPEAQLRKADPAVWGDPSVLDANKLNASQRDALLARIPADLPPVLAEPHAAWVNALEQEWLRRYGTH comes from the coding sequence ATGCGTTTTCTGCGATGCCGCCTGCTGTGCCTGGGAGTGTTATTGCTGGCGCCTCAATTCGCCACCGCCGGGGATGCTCACTGGCAGGCTATCGAACACGAAGCTAAAGGCCAAACAGTCTGGTTCAACGCCTGGGGCGGCGATGCGGCGGTCAACCACTATCTGGAGTGGGTCAGCGGCGAGGTAAAACGTGATTACGCCATAAACCTGCGGATCGTGCACATTGCCGATGCGGCAGATACGGTCAAACGCATTCAGACCGAAGCCAAAGCCGGGCGCACCGCAGGTGGTTCGGTAGATCTACTGTGGGTGAACGGGGAAAACTTCCGCACGCTGAAAGAAGGCGGCCTGCTGCGCACCGGCTGGGCCGAGCAATTGCCCAACTGGCAGTATGTCGATACGCAAAAACCGGTGCGCGAAGATTTTTCTGTGCCGGTAGAGGGCGCGGAATCGCCGTGGGGCAGCGCGCAGCTGACGTTTATCGGCCGCCGCACGCAGACGCCGCAGCCGCCGTTGTCGCCCCAGGCGCTGCTGGCTTACGCGAAACAGTATCCGGGAACCGTCACCTACCCGCGTCCGCCAGACTTTATCGGGACGGCGCTGCTTGAGCAGTTGTTGATTAATCTCACCACCGAACCTGATGCGCTCAAACAGCCTCCACAGGCGGGTCACTTCGCGCAGGTTACCGCCCCGCTCTGGCGCTATCTCGACGAACTTCATCCGCTGCTGTGGCGTAACGGACGCGATTTCCCGCCAACGCCTGCGCGAATGGATGCCATGCTGGCGAACGGGACGCTGCGTTTGTCGCTGACCTTCAACCCTCTGCATGCTCAGCAAAAAATCGCCACCCGCGAACTGCCGGACGACAGTTACAGCTTTGGTTTTCAGGCCGGAATGCTGGGTAACGTCCATTTTGTGACGATTCCGGCGAACGCCCGGGCCAGCGCGGCGGCGCAGGTTGTGGCGAATTTCCTGCTGTCGCCTGAAGCGCAACTGCGCAAAGCCGACCCTGCGGTGTGGGGCGACCCGAGCGTGCTGGATGCAAACAAGCTCAACGCCTCACAGCGCGATGCGCTTTTGGCCCGCATCCCCGCTGACCTGCCCCCCGTGCTGGCTGAGCCGCATGCCGCATGGGTTAACGCGCTGGAGCAGGAATGGCTACGCCGCTACGGTACACATTAA
- a CDS encoding thiamine ABC transporter permease yields MATPLRYTLSALCCGAMLIIYLPLFPAAGFLRPAFTPENWRLLADDPQLSQALSATLISSLIAVGGALTLTLLMVAALWPSPGWQRLTARLPLLLALPHVAFATGALLLFAEGGVIYRFIPVMHAIPDRYGIGLGLVLAVKESAFLLWVSWAVLGEKQLSEQLIVMRSLGYGRGQCLRYLILPTLLPALSVALLATTAWTLSVVDVAIILGPGNPPTLAVLAWQWLNQGDDHAQIKGQLSCMILLVLLAALALSACGLWRAWQYFFPGLHGRRRAQTSRLSGKLVSEVIPLSGVLCTLTLVLLAHAALADALIVSNSFWLALWASLLGAVLCLLWLEWGPGALTRCLWLPLILPALPLAAGQYEIALYGWLDGQFTTVLWGHLLWVIPWMLFILRPAWQRIDPRQVLIARTLGWHQTRIFVQIKCPLVLKPLLSALAVGFSVSIAQYLPTQWLGAGRVPTLTAEAVALSSGGASAQLAAQGLWQLILPVLFFTLTALLARTIGHFRQGLR; encoded by the coding sequence ATGGCTACGCCGCTACGGTACACATTAAGCGCTCTCTGTTGCGGCGCAATGCTGATTATCTACCTGCCGCTGTTTCCTGCGGCAGGCTTTTTGCGCCCGGCATTTACCCCAGAAAACTGGCGTCTGTTGGCTGACGATCCGCAACTCAGCCAGGCCCTTAGTGCCACGCTTATTTCATCGTTGATTGCCGTGGGCGGCGCACTCACCCTGACGCTACTCATGGTTGCCGCGCTATGGCCTTCTCCCGGCTGGCAGCGCCTCACAGCCCGTCTGCCGCTGCTGCTCGCGCTGCCGCACGTGGCCTTCGCTACCGGCGCACTGCTGCTGTTTGCTGAAGGTGGCGTTATCTACCGTTTTATCCCCGTTATGCACGCGATCCCTGACCGCTACGGTATCGGGCTTGGGCTGGTGCTGGCGGTTAAAGAGAGTGCGTTTCTGCTGTGGGTAAGCTGGGCGGTATTAGGCGAAAAACAGCTCAGTGAACAGCTCATCGTCATGCGCAGTCTCGGCTATGGCCGGGGGCAGTGCTTGCGCTATCTGATCCTGCCCACTCTGCTGCCCGCACTGAGCGTCGCCCTGCTGGCGACCACTGCATGGACGCTGTCCGTCGTCGATGTGGCGATTATCCTTGGGCCCGGTAACCCGCCAACGCTTGCCGTGCTGGCGTGGCAATGGCTCAATCAGGGGGATGACCATGCGCAAATCAAAGGCCAGTTGAGCTGTATGATACTGCTGGTATTGCTGGCTGCGCTGGCGCTTAGCGCATGTGGGCTGTGGCGAGCCTGGCAATATTTCTTTCCCGGCCTTCATGGTCGTCGCCGTGCGCAAACGTCACGGTTGAGCGGGAAGCTAGTGAGTGAAGTCATCCCGCTGAGCGGTGTGCTCTGTACACTGACGCTTGTGCTGCTCGCCCATGCCGCACTTGCGGATGCGCTGATAGTTAGCAACAGTTTTTGGCTGGCATTGTGGGCTTCATTGCTGGGCGCTGTGCTCTGCCTGCTATGGCTGGAATGGGGGCCAGGGGCCCTGACGCGCTGTCTGTGGTTGCCGCTTATTCTGCCCGCCTTGCCGCTAGCGGCGGGACAGTATGAGATTGCGTTATATGGCTGGCTGGATGGGCAATTTACCACCGTGCTATGGGGACATCTGCTATGGGTGATCCCCTGGATGCTTTTCATCCTCCGCCCGGCCTGGCAACGCATCGACCCGCGACAGGTGTTGATTGCCCGCACCCTCGGCTGGCATCAGACGCGCATTTTTGTGCAAATCAAATGCCCGCTGGTACTCAAACCGCTACTCTCTGCGCTGGCGGTGGGCTTTTCAGTCAGCATTGCGCAATATTTACCTACCCAGTGGTTGGGCGCAGGCCGCGTTCCGACGCTCACCGCCGAAGCGGTAGCGCTTTCCAGCGGCGGCGCATCGGCGCAACTTGCCGCTCAGGGGCTCTGGCAGCTCATACTGCCCGTGCTGTTTTTCACGCTCACGGCGCTTCTTGCGCGAACGATCGGCCACTTTCGACAAGGACTACGCTAA
- a CDS encoding ATP-binding cassette domain-containing protein, whose amino-acid sequence MLQINNVTLKKGQQLLLRDVSLTVQPGEIVTLMGPSGCGKSTLFSWMIGALPSAFQASGELWLNGSRIEQLPTERRRIGILFQDALLFDHLSVGHNLQLALPASVRGHQRKVAAQDALARAGLSDFYVRDPATLSGGQRARVALLRALLAEPDALLLDEPFSRLDSTLRVSFRQWVFDMIRAQNIPTLLVTHDAADAPENAPCLDMMRWHHTI is encoded by the coding sequence ATGTTGCAGATAAACAACGTCACGCTGAAGAAAGGCCAACAGCTGCTGTTGCGCGATGTCTCCTTGACCGTTCAGCCTGGCGAAATCGTCACGCTGATGGGCCCCTCCGGCTGCGGAAAATCCACGCTGTTTTCCTGGATGATTGGCGCGCTGCCCTCCGCGTTTCAGGCCAGTGGCGAACTGTGGTTGAACGGCTCGCGCATTGAACAGTTGCCTACCGAGCGGCGACGCATTGGCATTCTGTTTCAGGATGCGCTGTTGTTCGACCATCTGAGCGTGGGCCACAACCTTCAACTGGCGCTCCCGGCCTCGGTGCGCGGTCATCAGCGCAAGGTCGCCGCACAAGACGCACTGGCGCGTGCCGGGCTAAGCGATTTTTATGTCCGCGATCCGGCAACACTCTCAGGCGGCCAACGCGCACGGGTAGCGCTATTGCGCGCGCTGCTGGCCGAGCCCGACGCACTGCTGCTGGACGAGCCCTTCAGCCGGCTGGATAGCACCTTGCGAGTTTCTTTCCGCCAGTGGGTCTTCGACATGATTCGCGCGCAAAATATCCCCACTCTTCTGGTGACGCACGATGCGGCGGATGCGCCTGAAAATGCGCCATGCCTTGATATGATGCGCTGGCATCATACTATTTAG
- a CDS encoding sulfurtransferase yields MKRVSQFSLLALALGLSTSVLAADMAKTLSYSHLLQQNGVAIDTRMSAFYNGWPQSANGPQGHEPMALNLSASWLSSMSDEQLAAWAQQHKLKKETALALYGSDKDNQAVADRLEKIGYTQISRLSDALQQPNRLQKLPHFEQLVYPQWLHDLQKSKSVEAKPTGDWKVFEAGWGAPKLYLLSHIPGAGYIDTNEVESEPLWNKVSDEQLKAMLAKHGIRHDTTVILYGRDVYAAARVAQIMLYAGVKDVRLLDGGWKTWSDSGLPVERGTAAKVKPEPDFGVTIPAQPQLMLDMEQARGLLNRKDASLVSIRSWPEFIGTTSGYSYIKPKGDIAGARWGHAGSDSTHMEDFHNPDGTMRSADDIAEMWKSWNITPEQHVAFYCGTGWRASETFMYARAMGWQNVAVYDGGWYEWSANPKNPVATGDRKPE; encoded by the coding sequence ATGAAACGTGTTTCTCAATTCTCTTTGCTGGCCCTCGCGCTTGGTCTTTCCACCTCGGTTTTGGCTGCTGATATGGCGAAAACGCTGAGCTATTCCCACCTGTTGCAACAAAATGGCGTCGCTATTGATACGCGGATGAGCGCGTTCTATAACGGCTGGCCGCAAAGCGCCAATGGCCCGCAGGGGCATGAACCGATGGCGCTTAATCTGTCAGCCAGCTGGCTTTCGTCGATGAGCGACGAGCAGCTTGCCGCCTGGGCGCAGCAGCATAAGCTGAAAAAAGAGACCGCTCTCGCGCTGTACGGCAGCGATAAAGACAATCAGGCCGTTGCTGACCGTTTAGAGAAAATCGGCTACACGCAGATCTCACGTTTAAGCGACGCCCTGCAACAGCCAAATCGCCTGCAAAAGCTCCCCCACTTTGAACAACTGGTCTACCCACAGTGGCTTCACGATCTCCAGAAAAGCAAATCTGTAGAGGCTAAACCTACGGGTGACTGGAAGGTATTTGAAGCCGGTTGGGGCGCGCCGAAACTTTACTTACTTAGCCACATTCCAGGGGCGGGCTACATTGATACCAACGAAGTCGAAAGCGAGCCTTTGTGGAATAAAGTCTCTGACGAACAGCTGAAAGCGATGCTGGCGAAGCACGGCATCCGCCACGACACTACGGTTATTCTCTACGGCCGTGACGTTTATGCCGCCGCGCGCGTGGCACAAATTATGCTCTACGCCGGGGTGAAAGATGTCCGTTTGCTCGACGGTGGCTGGAAAACCTGGTCTGACTCAGGACTGCCGGTTGAACGCGGTACTGCCGCGAAAGTCAAACCCGAGCCAGACTTTGGCGTCACGATTCCGGCGCAGCCGCAGCTGATGCTGGATATGGAACAGGCTCGCGGCCTGCTCAACCGTAAAGACGCCTCGTTGGTCAGCATTCGTTCCTGGCCGGAATTTATCGGCACCACCAGCGGGTATAGCTACATTAAGCCAAAAGGCGACATCGCTGGTGCACGCTGGGGCCACGCGGGCAGCGACTCCACGCATATGGAAGATTTCCACAACCCGGACGGCACCATGCGCAGTGCGGATGATATTGCGGAAATGTGGAAGAGCTGGAATATCACGCCTGAACAGCATGTTGCGTTTTACTGCGGCACCGGCTGGCGCGCCTCTGAGACCTTTATGTACGCGCGTGCCATGGGCTGGCAAAACGTTGCAGTCTACGACGGCGGCTGGTACGAATGGAGCGCGAACCCGAAAAACCCGGTGGCGACGGGCGATCGCAAACCTGAATAG
- a CDS encoding CDP-alcohol phosphatidyltransferase family protein, whose amino-acid sequence MLDRHLHPRLKPWLNRAASALDRPSVTPDGVTLVGFAIGVLALPFLALGWYGAALAAIALNRLCDGLDGALARRRGLSDAGGFLDIALDFLFYALVPFGFVLADPVNNAIAGAWLLFAFIGTGSSFLAFAALAAKYNIDNPGYAHKSFYYLGGLTEGSETIALFVLCCLFPAYFSWLAWIFGALCWLTTFNRVWGGYVTLKEYEK is encoded by the coding sequence ATGCTTGACCGACATCTTCACCCTCGACTGAAACCCTGGCTCAATCGTGCGGCGAGCGCACTGGATCGCCCGTCAGTCACGCCCGATGGCGTCACGCTGGTCGGTTTTGCCATTGGCGTGCTGGCGCTGCCGTTTCTGGCGCTGGGGTGGTACGGTGCGGCGCTGGCAGCGATAGCACTCAACCGTCTGTGCGACGGGCTGGACGGCGCGCTGGCGCGGCGGCGGGGGTTATCAGATGCAGGCGGCTTCCTTGATATCGCGCTTGATTTTCTTTTCTACGCGCTGGTGCCGTTTGGTTTTGTCCTTGCGGACCCGGTGAACAACGCTATAGCGGGTGCGTGGCTACTGTTTGCATTTATCGGTACCGGCAGCAGTTTCCTGGCGTTTGCCGCGCTGGCCGCCAAATACAATATCGATAATCCCGGCTATGCGCACAAATCATTTTATTACCTCGGCGGCCTGACGGAAGGCAGTGAAACTATCGCGTTATTTGTGCTTTGCTGCCTCTTCCCGGCTTACTTTTCCTGGCTGGCGTGGATTTTTGGCGCGCTATGCTGGCTGACAACGTTTAATCGGGTGTGGGGAGGGTATGTGACGTTGAAAGAGTATGAGAAATGA
- a CDS encoding carboxymuconolactone decarboxylase family protein: protein MKNKPFWVQPLASLPLSLKPIAAIQQKHYGAVLNPTRWWGRMPRLFWLVALFVGYLERKNARLDPGLRALLMTRVSQQCECAFCIDANSLRLAQRSGAMEKVQAVAQWRDSALFSPAERVALAYAEAVTATPPVVTEAEKEALHCHFNDAQITEMTALIAFQNLSARFNAALDIPSQGLCSPTGKPHA, encoded by the coding sequence GTGAAAAACAAACCATTCTGGGTGCAACCGCTGGCGTCATTGCCGCTGAGCCTCAAACCCATTGCCGCCATACAGCAAAAACATTACGGCGCCGTGCTGAACCCTACGCGCTGGTGGGGGCGTATGCCGCGTTTGTTCTGGCTGGTGGCGCTGTTTGTCGGCTATCTGGAGCGCAAAAACGCGCGGCTTGACCCTGGCCTGCGGGCGCTATTGATGACGCGGGTGTCCCAGCAGTGCGAATGCGCATTCTGTATTGATGCCAACAGTCTGCGGCTAGCGCAGCGCAGCGGCGCGATGGAGAAAGTGCAGGCAGTGGCGCAATGGCGTGATTCAGCCCTGTTTAGCCCAGCGGAACGTGTCGCGCTGGCCTATGCGGAAGCGGTTACCGCAACGCCGCCGGTGGTCACCGAGGCAGAAAAAGAGGCGTTACACTGTCACTTTAACGATGCACAAATTACTGAAATGACGGCGCTGATTGCTTTTCAGAATCTCTCGGCGCGATTCAACGCCGCGCTGGATATCCCTTCTCAGGGTTTATGTTCCCCAACAGGAAAACCGCATGCTTGA